In Methanosarcina barkeri MS, a single window of DNA contains:
- a CDS encoding histone family protein has translation MAKVIPFAPIERLIRTAGAHRVSESAGMALTEILEEYGLEISREAIKLAEHAGRKTVKAEDIKLAKEML, from the coding sequence ATGGCAAAAGTAATACCATTTGCACCAATTGAGCGTTTAATAAGAACCGCAGGCGCTCATAGAGTTAGTGAGAGTGCGGGAATGGCCCTTACAGAAATTCTGGAAGAATATGGACTTGAGATTTCAAGAGAAGCAATAAAACTTGCAGAACATGCAGGCAGAAAAACTGTAAAAGCTGAAGACATAAAATTAGCAAAAGAAATGCTGTAA
- a CDS encoding COG2426 family protein has protein sequence MSVEITLVEMLGSVPHWLAVLIMGAIPVSELRGAIPVAMGIYGMGPFDAFFFSVIGNLLPVIPLLLFLEPVSNYLRRYSIFDTFFTWLFSKTRRKNAESFEKYGLLALTIFVAIPLPVTGAWSGCAAAFVFGVKFRHALPAIAAGVMIAGIIVTGVTVTGISLFDMFL, from the coding sequence ATGTCTGTTGAAATAACATTAGTAGAAATGTTGGGGTCTGTTCCCCACTGGCTTGCAGTTTTGATTATGGGAGCTATACCTGTCTCCGAACTGAGAGGTGCAATCCCTGTTGCAATGGGCATCTATGGAATGGGTCCCTTCGATGCATTCTTCTTCTCAGTGATTGGGAATCTCCTTCCTGTAATTCCCCTTCTGCTCTTTCTTGAGCCGGTCTCGAACTATCTCAGACGTTACTCGATCTTTGATACTTTCTTCACTTGGCTCTTCTCAAAGACTCGCCGGAAAAATGCCGAGAGTTTTGAAAAATACGGACTCCTCGCTCTAACCATCTTCGTAGCCATACCCCTGCCGGTTACTGGGGCCTGGTCTGGCTGTGCAGCGGCATTTGTCTTCGGGGTCAAGTTCAGGCATGCCTTACCTGCAATTGCTGCAGGGGTGATGATAGCAGGAATTATAGTAACGGGAGTTACTGTAACAGGTATAAGTCTCTTTGATATGTTTCTTTGA
- a CDS encoding replication factor C small subunit — protein MEDSTIKEEIWIEKYRPVRLDQVAGQEETIERLKSYVATKNLPHLLFSGPPGVGKTASAVSIAREIFGEDLWRENFTELNASDERGIDVVRTKIKNFAKTAPMGRAEFKIIFLDEADALTSDAQSALRRTMERFSNNCRFILSCNYSSRIIEPIQSRCAVFRFRRLSDEAIRKRLEYIAKDQVLSITEDGYEALIYISQGDMRKAVNSLQAAAFVEPNKSISRETIYRTTATANPEDIRHLIETALRGNFRAARKELNRLLYEEGLSGEDIVGQIYRAISEMDNRMILDLGLSEKRIVELVDIIGEIDFRLTEGATEKIQLEALLAHFALSNPD, from the coding sequence ATGGAGGACTCTACGATTAAAGAAGAGATCTGGATTGAGAAGTACAGGCCTGTGAGACTGGATCAGGTGGCGGGGCAGGAAGAAACAATAGAACGCTTGAAGTCTTATGTTGCAACGAAAAATCTTCCCCATCTGCTGTTTTCCGGGCCGCCAGGAGTCGGAAAAACCGCTTCTGCCGTCTCGATTGCAAGAGAAATTTTTGGAGAAGACCTGTGGCGTGAAAACTTTACCGAACTTAATGCCTCGGATGAGAGAGGAATTGATGTTGTCCGGACAAAAATCAAAAACTTCGCAAAAACTGCCCCTATGGGAAGAGCCGAATTTAAGATTATCTTCCTGGATGAAGCTGATGCACTAACTTCAGATGCTCAATCTGCACTCAGGCGGACAATGGAACGGTTCAGCAATAACTGCCGGTTTATTTTATCTTGTAATTATTCTTCCAGGATTATTGAGCCTATCCAGTCCCGCTGTGCAGTTTTCAGGTTCAGACGACTTTCCGATGAAGCTATCAGGAAACGCCTTGAGTACATCGCTAAAGACCAGGTTTTGTCTATTACTGAAGACGGATATGAAGCTCTTATTTATATATCCCAGGGAGATATGAGAAAAGCTGTGAATTCTCTCCAGGCTGCCGCTTTCGTTGAGCCGAATAAATCTATATCCAGGGAAACCATTTACAGAACTACCGCAACCGCAAATCCAGAAGATATCAGACACCTGATTGAAACTGCCCTGCGTGGTAATTTCAGGGCTGCTCGAAAGGAATTGAATAGGTTGCTCTACGAAGAGGGGCTTTCCGGAGAAGATATAGTTGGACAGATTTACAGGGCAATCTCCGAAATGGATAACCGGATGATTCTGGATCTTGGGCTCTCTGAAAAACGCATTGTCGAACTCGTGGACATAATAGGTGAGATTGATTTCAGGTTAACTGAAGGAGCAACTGAAAAGATCCAGCTCGAAGCTTTACTCGCGCATTTTGCGCTTTCTAATCCCGATTAA
- a CDS encoding epoxyqueuosine reductase, which produces MEEQSEKSKTEKLTEELKEMALTLGAFRVGIATTETLTGGPPSTDLTYVLPGAKSAIVFALAFDQNLIEPYFRKEDHKSLETNKVRTTTLANGIALEMAGFLQQYGYKATPQLANFVYRQDSENWLLDMHPPISHRYLAVRSGIGHFGYSGNIITKEYGSAIALASVVTDAELIPTEPLPEEENYCDECKICLAVCSSGFVDPLEKVTVNLGGKEFSYGKRRSNSRCFLVCGGLTGLNASGKWSTWSPARFEIPKKDEDFTAAMPGTIEAYLKRQRSKVDFSYA; this is translated from the coding sequence ATGGAAGAACAAAGTGAAAAATCGAAAACTGAAAAACTAACTGAAGAGCTCAAAGAAATGGCTCTAACTCTTGGAGCATTTAGAGTGGGCATCGCAACAACCGAAACCCTTACAGGCGGTCCCCCATCTACGGATCTGACATATGTGTTGCCAGGAGCAAAATCGGCAATTGTTTTTGCCCTTGCTTTTGACCAGAACCTTATAGAACCTTACTTTAGAAAAGAGGACCATAAATCCCTTGAAACCAATAAAGTACGAACCACCACCCTCGCCAACGGGATAGCCCTGGAAATGGCAGGATTCTTACAGCAATACGGGTACAAAGCCACTCCCCAGCTTGCAAATTTCGTTTACCGGCAGGATTCGGAAAACTGGTTGCTGGATATGCACCCCCCGATTTCCCACAGGTACCTGGCAGTTCGCTCCGGGATAGGACATTTCGGGTACTCAGGGAACATAATTACAAAGGAATACGGATCAGCAATTGCCCTGGCATCTGTAGTTACTGATGCGGAACTTATCCCAACAGAACCACTGCCGGAAGAGGAAAACTATTGTGACGAATGCAAGATCTGCCTTGCAGTCTGCTCCTCTGGATTTGTTGACCCGCTTGAGAAGGTCACGGTAAATCTTGGAGGAAAGGAGTTTAGCTATGGAAAAAGGAGAAGCAACAGCCGATGTTTCCTTGTTTGCGGAGGGCTTACAGGCTTAAATGCTTCGGGAAAGTGGTCTACCTGGTCTCCGGCTCGCTTTGAGATTCCCAAAAAAGATGAAGATTTTACCGCTGCTATGCCCGGTACAATAGAAGCGTACCTCAAGAGGCAAAGATCAAAGGTGGATTTTTCATATGCCTGA